From the Limanda limanda chromosome 7, fLimLim1.1, whole genome shotgun sequence genome, the window GTCTGTCTCTTTGATtcgttgtttttcttcttcaggtcGGAGGTGAAGCGTCAGGAGGCCGAGGTGAAGCAGGTGGATTTGGTTCAGGAGAAGAATGAcctgtctctgcagctccaggcTGTAAGTCGCACTGAAACCTGCTGAGACATCACAAACCCTCTGTATCATCTCACCTTGGAGATGTTATTTCACATTGAGgaaaaacattattataaatataaatgctcACTTAACATAACTGTCAGATAAACTCCACACCACACGATCTGTGTCTCGCTGCTCGGCCCTCAACAGTCGATCTTCTGCCTtagaaataacacaaaagaGTAATTTGGGagggaataaaacacattttaataaatcaaacatttcataAACCCAGGAGCAAGACAACCTGTCGGACGCAGAGGACCGCTGCAACCAGCTGATCCAGTCCAAAATCTCTCTGGAGTCGAAGCTGAAGGAGATGCAGGAGCGgctggaggacgaggaggagctgACCGCCACACTGACGTCCAAGAAGCGcaaactggaggaggaggcgataTCGCTGAAGAAAGACGTGGACGATCTGGAGATCACCCTGGCTAAAGTGGAGAAGGACAGACACGGACTGGAGAACAAGGTGCGTCAGGTTGAAGACCTTCCGCCTGATGATGTCTGGAGTGGATCAGTTTAAAAAATGGTTCCTCTTCCCCTCCAGGTGAAGAACATGTCCCAGGAGATGAGTGTTCTGGACGAATCGATAGCAGCTCTGAACAGAGAGAAAGCCGCCCTGCAGGAAGCTCATCAGACGGCTCTGCACGACCTTCAGGCTCAGGAGGACAAATGTAACATGTTGGCAAAAGCAAAAACTCGACTCGAGCAGCAAGTGGACAAcgtaagaaaagagaaatggaaACTTTACAAACATAAATTCAGCCTGTGCACATGATGGTCTACAAAAAATTGTAGTTTTCTCACACTCTTCCTATaagtgtttgcagtgttgatattccttcatctctctcacgacgcactgtttttaaatcatctggTAAAATCTCTCAAGAACCCATTAGAATCTCCCAGAAAGCCACTGGAACCACAGATGGTTTAAAGTGAAGGATCTAACATGTTGGTTCATGAGTTGGTTCTCTGGTTTCTTACTGCTGCTCCCCTCTCGTCCATGCAGGTGGAAGGTTCcttggagcaggagaagaaggtaAGAATGGATCTGGAACGTACCAAAAGGAAGCTGGAGGGGGATCTGAAGATCTCCGTGGATtcagtgaaggagctggagacCCAGAAGGAAGACTTGGAGGATAGAATGAAAAAGTAACTGGTTCATTCAACCGTATAGGAAACGCAGAACTTCTGTTTGAGTTAAAGAATCATTTCTCCACAAGGACTCAACTGATCAGTCTTCTCTTGTTCTttccctctgtgtctgtttctcttcacACTTCCTAAAGGAAGGACCAGGAGTTGATCCAGCTTCAGTCTAAAATGGaggatgagcagagtttggtgGCTCAGCTTCAGAAGAAAGTCAAAGAGCTTCTGGTTGGTTCAGGCAGATCCAGAACAGGATTAATTTCTCGTCACCTCTGCTGCAGGAGTGAAATGTGTCTGTGATCGTTCCCTCAGACTCGCATCGAGGAGCTGGAAGAGTCGCTGGAGGCGGAGCGGGCGTGGCGAGCCAAGGCCGAGCGCCAGAGGAACGACATCGCCAGGGAGCTGGAGGACCTGGGAGAGAAActggaggaggcgggaggagccTCTGCTGCTCAGATCGCCCTCAACAGGTCAACACGTTAAAGCTTCACTGATCAACACTTTGGATTAACAAGGACAAACATTTCTCAGCATTTGGCAGCTAcagctcatttattttctcGGAGTCGGTGCAAATGTTTGCATAAAAACTTGAGAAGATGATTATTACGTTAGCGCTGATCAGCTCTGTGTCAAACAGGAAGCGAGAGGCAGATTTCCTGAAGATGCGGCGGGAGCTGGACGAGGCGGGGCTTCACCACGAGGTGACGGCCGCCACCTTGAGGAAGAAGCACTCGGACACGGTGGCCGAACTCGGCGAGCAGATCGACAATCTGCagagaacaaaacagaaactggagaaggagaagacggAGTTCAGGCTGGAGGCCGATGACCTGGCCTCCAACGTGGAGCAGCTGTCCAGAGCCAAGGTAGAAACCAGTCGGCCTTAAAGGAGCAATCCACTCATTCTATATTCACACTGGTGACAGCCAGCGGCCAAAGTGTCCGTCAGTCTCATGCTTATGATTGAgtgattacattttggtggtcaaaggtcaaggtcagggTGACAAAATGTTTGGCCTCTTGAACTTCTCAAGTCTGactgtatgggtgtgtgtgtgtgtgtgtgtgtgtgtgtgtgtgtgtgtgtgtgtgtgtttgtgtgtgtgtgtgtgtgtgtgtgtgtgtgtgtgtgtgtgtgtgtgtgtgtgtgtgtgtgtagggagcCACAGAGAAGATGTGCAGGGTTTATGAGGACCAGCTGAATGAGAGCAGGAGCAaagctgaggagctgcagagacaacTGACAGAAGTCTCCACTCAGAAAGCACGAGCACAAACCGACATCGgtaggacagacacacacatgcacacacacttacactcaaacacacacacacacacacacacatacactcacacacacccacacacacacacacatacacacacaagcgcacacacacacgcacacacacatgcagggatgGCCAAAGATACATCcaaatttatttcaaaataaaataccaaataccaaaattgtaaataaataaaccttctGACAGCAGGTTGACCTCTGAACCCTGACGTTGTTTCTGCAGCTGAGTACAGCCGGCGTCTGGAGGAGCGTgaagctctgattggtcagcttcAACGCTCGAAGGCGGGAGTTTTCCAGAACTCTGAAGATATGAAgcggcagctggaggaggagaacaaagtAACACTGAACCCTCATTCCACTGCTTTGACTCTCAGGTCTTAATGAGCTGGTTTCTGTGACGGACTTGTTGAAGAAGCAGGCGGACGTTTGTGTTTCAGGCTCGTGCGGCGCTGGCTCACTCTGTGATGTCGACCCGTCACGACTGCGGCCTCCTcaaggagcagctggaggaggagcaggaggccaaGGCGGAGCTGCAGAAGGCGCTGTCGAAGGCCAACAGCCAGGTGGTTCAGTGGAGAGCCAAGTACGAGACAGAGGCCGTGATGAGAATAgaagagctggaggaagcaAAGTAagaccgagctgctgctgctgctgttcagagACTGAGATAAAAAATGAGTAACAGCTCCACAAGGGTGtgtggatcgccccctggtggctggagcGTGGTTCAACTTGGTTTTAAtcattatttgatgatataaaacagGCTGAGATGACATGAGCTCAGACTGACTCTGGATTTGTCaggtgtatgtatgtatttatgtcaTTTTGTTGTCGATGGAACACGAatccaagatattttggcttcattctcTGGAAGGTTTTGGGGAAGTGgggacgtgtcgtccatctttatttacagaacACTGTCCCTGGGTTTAATCTGTGGTTTATGTTATCAGTGCTGCAGCTACACTGAAGTCACATTTTTTATTGGAATTTAGGTTTAACCCAGACAATTCTAAAAATCTACAAAATACAGTAAAAAGTATAAATGAAGCAGTATTAtagatttaaaatatttgaatatacaACCTGTGGGAAAACGTCATCTACACATCAGATATGAACATGTAATGATCACGATCCTGGTCCCAGAGGATGATCCCTGActctgagcagagagaggagaatcatctgtttatctatctatctatctatctatctatctatctatctatctatctatctatctatctatctatctatctatctatctatctatctatctatctatctatctatctatctatctatctatctatctatctatctatctatctatctatctatctatctatctatctatctatctatctatctatctatctatctatctatctatctatctatctatctatctatctatctatctatctatctatctatctatctatctatctatctatctatctatctatctatctatctatctatatatcatCCCTCCCTCTATCCATCTAACGTGTTTGTTGTTTGTAGGAAGAAGTTGGTTGTCAAGCTGCAGACTAATGAAGAGGCTGTGGAGGCGTCTCAGGCCAAATGTTCCTCGCTGGAGAAAAccaaactgaagctgcagaCGGAGCTGGAAGATCTGGTGGTTGAGCTCGAACGCTCCAACTCTGCGGCTGTGGCTATGGACAGGAAGCAGCGTAACTTTGACAAGGTTTGTCGACAACACAACCGATAGAGATCAACAGTTCAAGAAGTAAAAAATGTGGTTAATTTCCTACTGAAGCTCAGACgctagcgtgtgtgtgtgattcttttGTTCGACACAGCTGTTGAGCGACTGGAAGCTGAAGTTTGAGGAGTGCCAGTCGGACTTGGAGTCGTCACAGAAGGAGTCTCGCAGTCTGAGCACCGAGCTCTTCAAACTGAAGAACTGTTACGAAGAAGCTCTGGACCATCTGGAGACGGTCAAACGAGAAAACAAGAACCTACAAGGTTtgtccctcttctcctcccatcGCAGCCACATGTGACCTGGTGCTCCAGATGATTTATTATCACGAAAAGGGGAGGTGCTTTCAAATTGAACCATGTGATTGGACGAACCGTCTGtctatcatcatcatcgtccATGGACTGAAACCAGTCGAGATGAGAGCAAAGAACTTCAGTGTCATTCTTTGCTTGTTTTTCAATGAACAAAAATTCACCAAACAGAGAAATCGAAGTAGACgtttgataaatgtttgtcaaagttGTTTTCCAGTTGTTTTCCAATTGTTTTCCAGTTGTTTTTTGTGATatttcttatctcactgatccTCCTGTTTCgaatcagtttggtttgaattagttatttgataataaaaaacaggctgagacgtcatgattgacagctgagaacgacttgtgattggtccagTGTTTGTATCGATTCAACGGTCCAAATATTTgtaattgattttaaaaaccAATTGAGTGAATGATTGTTTTGATTCCAGACGAGATCCTTGACATGACCGACCAGATCAGTCATGGAGGGAAGAGCATCCATGAGCTGGAGAGGATAAAGAAGATCTTGGACGTGGAGAAGAGCAACATCAGAGCAGCTCTGGAGGAGGCCGAGGTCAGTGACTAACCATGTGTAGATATCCAGTAACACTCTGCCAGCTCGAGTGTTAACGTCAGTTACTGTTTACCAACCGACCAACCAGGGCAGTCTGGAGCACGAGGAGAGTAAGACCCTGAGGGTTCagatggagctgcagcaggtgagGACGGAGCTCGACCGCAAGATcgcagagaaagaggaagaaatcGACATCCTCAGGTAAGAAATATACAGAATGAAGTTACAGACTCAGTGTAGTAGAGGAATACCGACCAATCAGAGGCTAGACATCTTTAGACCCTAACTAACCAGTAAAAGGCTGGTGGGACCACCGTGCATCCGACAGGTTGAGGTTCCAAATTTAAAACCGTAAACGCGATTCTGGCGTTTCCCACCAGGCGGGGCAACCAGCGTTCCCTGGATACCATGCAGGCCAGTCTGGAGGCGGAGGTTCGAAGTCGCACTGAGGCCGTTCgtctgaagaagaagatggagtcTGACCTGAATGAGATGGAGGTTCAGCTGGGACACGCCAACAGGCAGGCGGCTGAGAGCCAGAGGATCATCAGACACCTGCAGACACAGGTAACTGCAAATTGACctcaaacaaaacactgaaggtTTGTGGTTCATAGGCAGCTTTAATTTTGTAGTTATACTACGTCCTCTGAGCAGCAGACAGGCTGgggctagctggttagcatgctaacttaAGTAGAAGCAAAGAAGTGATTGAAATATAAGAAAACCAGCGTTAACCTGGTGTTGTTTCACCTCTGTAGACAGAacttgatgaaagaaaagatGAAGTCTGATGCTAAACCCACATTTCTGAAAGATTTGTAAGTAATTGGTTAGCAACTAAAGCAGATGGTAGAAAGGTTACGAGAGCAAAATCTTTCAAACACCTTTACATCCATCCATCGTCTTCAGTTTATCTGGGCTCGGGTCACGGAGGTCGTCTGCAGGGTTTCCCACGCCTGATTGGAGCCTGGGATGGGATTACATGTCTGAACAACCTCAACTGGGAACTTTCGACATTAACTAATatttaactatttaaaaaatatgtgttCCAGGTTAAGGAGCaccaggtggagctggaggataAAGTCCATTTGACCAATCAGCTGAAAGAACAATTCCTCCTGTTGGAGCGACGCTGTTCTCTGATgacggcggaggaggaggagctccgtTTGGTCCTTGAGCAGAACGACCGGGTCCGCAAGATGGCCGAACACGAGCTGCTGGAGGTCGTAGAGAGAGTGAACATGCTCTCCACACAGGTGAGATCCCCCTGAGATTCAGTGGGAACCGGCTGATCGTCGATAAACTCTCTGGTTAACTCGCAGATTGATCGATCGGTGACTGATTTCATGTCGGCTTCCTGTTCCTTGTAGAACTCAGGTCTGATGAACcacaagaagaagatggaggccgacctgtctgtgctgacaggagaggtggaggaggccatTCAGGAGAAACGCAGCTCTGATGAGAAAGCAAAGAAGGCCATAACTGATGTCAGTCCTGACTCGTAACCTCTGACCTTTTACTTCTGACCAAACTAAAACTAACACAATCCTGtttcttcctgtgttttcttgtCGTCTCTTTTCTTCCTGATGGAAAGTTGTTAAGTCGTACAGATCAACTGTGATGCTGCTGTAGAGAATTCTGGGaatttatgtatatatgtatttctgCAGTAtatagatatacagtatatgtatatgttcCTCCAGGCAGCTCTGATGgcggaggagctgaagaaggagcaggacagCAGCGGCATGATGGACAGaatgaagaaaaacatggaGTCGACAGTGAAAGGTACAGAAACGACACAAACGCTGGTAAAGACCTTCGTCACCTGATGTTCCTGCAGATGacagatttgtgttttcagacctgCAGGTGAAACTGGACGAGACGGAGCAGATGGCGCTGAAGGGAGgaaagaagcagcttcacaaGCTGGAGACCAGAGTGAGTGGAAACCACCGTACGGCTGTTTACAAGAAAAACTCATTCTGAGACCAACAGGAAGGAAAATTAAACATTATCAAAAAGGTTTTCATGTCTGTGAAGTACACAGCTAGAGTCACTtattagcctagcttagcataaatacTAGAAGCAGTTACACCGGACTAATGTCTGTGTTGCGTTACCGCTTGACGGTGGGATTGGCCAAAGCGTGTTGACTGTCATAAAGACAACGTTCACAGTTTTTGGCTCGGAACACACAACGTACAGCTTTCATGCTAATGTGCTATGCTAGTTGCCACTGCAATGCTAAACAGAAGTatacaggaaataaaaccacaaccagatgaacacacaccaggTTGATCAGCTGACTCCTCTTCCACATTAACAGGATTTGATTGGCAAAAGccttgtgtgtttctccttGTATGTTACACATGAAAGTTGAGCTCTTCTCAACTAGGCTATGCAGTGTGAacaacacaatgcaacacaacacGATGCAACACAACGCAATGGAAACACAACGGACGTAGATTTCATGCACTGTCAGTAACGTTTTATTCAGGAGTTTatgtctcaatctctagtttcaagtcttcttcaaacaactGATGTTCATtcagtgaattatgatcatttagagtcaaacagaccataaagcaccggaTGTATTGGAGGGTGAATaatgtgtgattgacagctagtaccgtccaatgggtgcagggggcaggtgtaggtgggccTGCTGTTTCtcaagctctcagtcaggctccacccaccTCTCTTCCAAATTTGGTAACATCTGGTTTCAAAGAACCAAGAAGGCGCTGGACAAAATGTGAAACTAAGGCTTCAGCACAGAAGCTCACAAACTGATGGGTGAGGTCACCGTGGAGACACTCAGCAGGTCAcagctaacagatgtaaacaaggTCAATGAATCAGGTGACCTGTGTGTTCTCAGGTGAGGGAGCTGCAGACGGAGCTGATGGTCGAGCAGAAGAAGAGCGAAGATTATCAGAAAGGAGTCCGTCGCTACGAGAGACGAGTCAAAGAGCTGACGTACCAGGTTCGATTCCCTGCTTCCCTCCTGGTCCCACAGACCTTCTGCTGGTTCTGTGGTGTTTActggtttctctctgtgttctgcagacggaggaggacaggaagacTCTGCTCCGGatgcaggagctggtggagaagcTCCAGACCAAAGTCAAGAGCTGCAAGAGACAAGCTGAGAACGCTGTGAGAACTTTAATCATAATTTAATCAAAAGTgaaacacaatacaaacacgATCGAGGCAGAGCTGATTGTGAGTGttaagtttgaaatgttaatcccagctgctgtggctctgtttgtccaccaggaggagcaggtgagcgGTACTGCGGTGCGTTTCAGGAAAGTCCAACACGAGCTGGACGATGCCGAGGAGAGAGCGGACATCGCCGAGACGACGGTCAACAAGCTGCGCATTCGAACCCGCGAACAAACCACCAAGGTCGCCGTGGTGAGTCGCACACTCACCTTCATGTTGTAGCTTCAGGAAAAGGTTTCATGTCCTCGTCCTGTAGAAGGTGAGTGTTTCTTATctgctgtgtttctctgcagatgaCTGAATGAAGCTCCTCCCACTCTACAGACGCCATCGGTGTGTTTCTGGTGTTCGTGGCGTctctgtttgattgctgtgtttttgtgtgatgaGTTTGTGTTGAATAATCCAGGATCACGACATAAATCTGCATCATCTTCGGATGGCGTCGGTTTCTCTGAGTCTCCACTGGAAAGCGTTTGAGTGAAGTGATTTGTACAGGAAGTGTCGAAGGCAGCGAGAACATAAAGAACATGTGTCAGACCAGTGACCgtaaataaagacaatatgACACCTCACCAAAAATTAAGTCAAACGATCTCGATGGTAAAATGGTAACGTccatattttggcttcatttttgttcacaggaggaagtggagacataaCATTGATCATTTGTTTACACAGACATTGGTCGGGCCCTGTTCAAACCTGgtataataatatcataataaCATCTTTCTCAGGTGATCTTTTCATCCCTATTCTCTGTCACGCAAAACCGTTCGTACCTTGTTTCCATCGgcaaagttgttttgtttttaaccgACATGAGGCAGCAGTGAAttaaatgagaagaagaagaaatcagaACAACACAGACTGCTGCTTGATGACTTCGTGAATTCTCTGTAGGCTTTTAGCAAGTTTCAAAATTCGTCAATAGAGACGACGTGTTTGTTGCAAACTGaacttcctctttcacagaGGACGTCAGCAGGCGATCTTTAAGTGTGGCCAAGTTGATGTGGACTGATCACATCTCAACTCGTCCTCCAGTTACGACTTGTGATCAGATAACaagagacacaaaactga encodes:
- the LOC133004627 gene encoding myosin-7B-like, yielding MSRFLDLDEFGEAARFIRLTNLEQLAAMAQAFDGTKRVWMPDETEAYIEVELKEVNGDKSTVETKDGRFLVVKADELQPMNPARFDMLEDMAMLTNLNEASVLFNLRRRYSMWMIYTYSGLFCVTVNPYKWLPVYSREVVRAYKGRRRTETPPHIYAIADNAYTDLLQNRENQSMLITGESGAGKTVNTKRVIQYFAIIASLGEHVKKQGNLEDQIIEANPAMEAFGNAKTMRNDNSSRFGKFIRIHFGTTGKLASADIDIYLLEKSRVVFQQPGERSYHIYYQIMSNHMPELQDMLLVSTNPYDYHFCCQGETKVESINDAEELKLTDHAMDTLGFTPEEKYGCYKIVGAIMHFGNMKFKKKQREEQAEADGTESEDKAAYLMGISSADLLKGLLNPRVKVGNEFIVKGQTVEQVNFAVAALAKSTYDRMFKWLVSRINSSLYTPLPRQYFIGVLDIAGFEIFEFNNFEQLCINFTNERLQQYFNHHMFIQEQEDYKIEGIEWTFIDFGLDLQACIDLIEKPMGILSIMEEECMFPKATDQSFKTKLYDNHLGKSPNFQRPRPDKKRKYESHFELVHYAGVVPYNITGWLDKNRDPLNETVVVLFQKSSNKLMAKLYDNYITTEMASDPKYETRHRKKSPSFQTVSQLHKENLKKLMKTLRCTQPHFVRCIIPNETKTPGVMDPFRVLHQLRCNGVLEGIRICRKGFPNRILYAEFRQRYRILNPSAIPEDSFVDSRKAVEKLLGSLNIDHTQYQFGHTKVFFKAGLLGLLEEMRDTRLSEILTVVQAMCRGKLQRKQREKLILQREAVFVIQFNLRAFFTVRNWPWMMLFYKLRPLLKSAQVEKELASLNEDFTKLKDAFERSEVKRQEAEVKQVDLVQEKNDLSLQLQAEQDNLSDAEDRCNQLIQSKISLESKLKEMQERLEDEEELTATLTSKKRKLEEEAISLKKDVDDLEITLAKVEKDRHGLENKVKNMSQEMSVLDESIAALNREKAALQEAHQTALHDLQAQEDKCNMLAKAKTRLEQQVDNVEGSLEQEKKVRMDLERTKRKLEGDLKISVDSVKELETQKEDLEDRMKKKDQELIQLQSKMEDEQSLVAQLQKKVKELLTRIEELEESLEAERAWRAKAERQRNDIARELEDLGEKLEEAGGASAAQIALNRKREADFLKMRRELDEAGLHHEVTAATLRKKHSDTVAELGEQIDNLQRTKQKLEKEKTEFRLEADDLASNVEQLSRAKGATEKMCRVYEDQLNESRSKAEELQRQLTEVSTQKARAQTDIAEYSRRLEEREALIGQLQRSKAGVFQNSEDMKRQLEEENKARAALAHSVMSTRHDCGLLKEQLEEEQEAKAELQKALSKANSQVVQWRAKYETEAVMRIEELEEAKKKLVVKLQTNEEAVEASQAKCSSLEKTKLKLQTELEDLVVELERSNSAAVAMDRKQRNFDKLLSDWKLKFEECQSDLESSQKESRSLSTELFKLKNCYEEALDHLETVKRENKNLQDEILDMTDQISHGGKSIHELERIKKILDVEKSNIRAALEEAEGSLEHEESKTLRVQMELQQVRTELDRKIAEKEEEIDILRRGNQRSLDTMQASLEAEVRSRTEAVRLKKKMESDLNEMEVQLGHANRQAAESQRIIRHLQTQVKEHQVELEDKVHLTNQLKEQFLLLERRCSLMTAEEEELRLVLEQNDRVRKMAEHELLEVVERVNMLSTQNSGLMNHKKKMEADLSVLTGEVEEAIQEKRSSDEKAKKAITDAALMAEELKKEQDSSGMMDRMKKNMESTVKDLQVKLDETEQMALKGGKKQLHKLETRVRELQTELMVEQKKSEDYQKGVRRYERRVKELTYQTEEDRKTLLRMQELVEKLQTKVKSCKRQAENAEEQVSGTAVRFRKVQHELDDAEERADIAETTVNKLRIRTREQTTKVAVMTE